In a single window of the Esox lucius isolate fEsoLuc1 chromosome 22, fEsoLuc1.pri, whole genome shotgun sequence genome:
- the lmo7b gene encoding LIM domain only protein 7b isoform X5 — translation MEWREQTSVSCEDAFDEAQRWMEEVTNKSFGSDNFRSALENGVLLCELINQLKPGVIKRMNRLSTPIAGLDNINVFLRACGELGLNEAQLFHPGDLQDLSTRATLRGSESNRRLKNVLITIYWLGRKAQGDCFYSGPQLNLKAFEGLLGIALSKALEEAPRAGSVRDSGYSELWYPEREEGFPTQQKRQSQPPSYRREDSVESFDSAGSFDSLGSRTLSCISDSSCISNSTLRAASDGCSSDMEAESCFRMAEGRDSGQANQGLAPAGRCRRRQEEDRTKGSPPSHLTRSKSMNDITPRMSAVLGSDPAGQDPLQKGRARVMDSEAKWHNDLTQWKLRRRMSNSDLRRKMQQKDNIGLMANAKVVTVGTFRSLQQDGGQDSPGSRSYKVVTSTKTVSPSIKTACSSASTIAKEGSLELRPQTRGLLTRSYAVESCYSSEDGGPSSTGALQDPEPLVGGDKSPMTGPPSDGATSQFVSLTQSHGRSISSPSLMVSTGQNQNAKTLTNGSGSFPVDGIGTSRGSDTTSSFGSDAGSHRTSASMDGSVNQKSVLGPESGRFSSGQSQQQCPQPGAQQQECHFYRYSSRAPGSRGPGGVSASLPRGYRRADSSSSCLSAGFTPRPFGAKLSRVSSLPGLCHSFLPEDSKFNRKTSPPEVSRPRKQVTISEEAVSAQTWVPANQSSVNQEVKKEGRSQSSILKTRGSDPTTHPSPPASIMQIQKGSSEMHRSDLRVSLSLKPNSRPDFGFIAHWDSTGARIKSVQPGSSAELCQLRVGDEIMSVAGHRVAEMSYDQWKGTMTSALQQGSLTMDVRCNGHHDWASSLHSQAFITRKTINLTGGLPTIVGQPDTDRDTGITTAKTVKLSRAGGQALNGMAVKSLNGGFRDDPEAVRSKGGSVSAISDLQVPSLSTSSSWSWDPEEERRRQQSWQEEQERQLQEKYRRDQERLDAEWQQAQKEAGLVGYSQAEVGLSKGVMENGVAEVSDTACPAGHQPIQSQPSPPAQVVSNQKKEVDWERREGPCVEEVESLSEREETGDFWSGDSYAFTELSAADRLKSKSTSSLVSFHGDKLKGGTSEVPRMKLGQSMSPAEVERQQILGEMRKRTALLTDSSWIRQRAASTSREPVSRSSSMRRYESMDNLHNPAPSSSSSTTAVLNPVRPYSSLGFSASHRPPSSSSRQSMAGAYGGYSSGTQKHSPTWSRPSCTSPTWPNLGVEPLTESQPSSQQRGSGPTTPCRILSSRQACSVCGIPLGRGAAMVIQALGLCFHLACFQCADCRCHLGGYELRTQIRIRNTQPYCDPCYIRHKSHFATPL, via the exons ATGGAGTGGCGAGAACAAACCAGCGTGAGTTGTGAAGATGCTTTTGACGAAGCACAGCGGTGGATGGAG GAGGTGACCAATAAATCTTTTGGCAGTGACAACTTCCGCTCTGCCTTGGAGAATGGAGTCCTGCTATGCGA GCTAATCAACCAGCTGAAGCCAGGTGTCATCAAGAGGATGAACAGACTCTCTACTCCCATCGCTGGGCTG GACAACATCAATGTGTTCCTAAGAGCCTGTGGTGAACTGGGCTTAAATGAGGCTCAGCTGTTTCACCCGGGAGACCTACAGGATCTCTCCACTCGGGCCACTCTCAG GGGTTCGGAGAGCAATCGGAGGCTGAAAAAC GTTCTGATCACCATCTACTGGCTAGGCAGGAAGGCCCAGGGTGACTGCTTCTATTCTGGTCCTCAGCTCAACCTGAAAGCATTCGAAGGGCTGCTGGGCATTGCTCTGTCCAAG GCTCTAGAAGAGGCCCCCAGGGCTGGAAGTGTGAGGGACAGCGGGTACAGTGAGCTTTGGTACCCTGAGCGGGAGGAGGGATTTCCGACCCAGCAGAAGCGCCAGTCTCAGCCACCCAGCTACCGGAGGGAGGACTCCGTGGAGAGCTTTGACTCGGCCGGGAGCTTTGACTCGCTTGGGTCGCGGACTCTCAGCTGCATCTCCGACTCCAGCTGCATCTCCAACTCCACTTTGAGGGCCGCCAGTGACG GCTGCAGTAGTGACATGGAGGCAGAGTCGTGTTTTAGGATGGCCGAGGGCAGAGACTCCGGACAGGCGAATCAGGGGTTGGCCCCTGCGGGTCGATGcaggaggagacaggaagaggacaGGACTAAAGGCAgcccccccagccatctcaccAG GAGCAAGTCGATGAATGACATCACGCCGCGGATGTC GGCGGTGCTTGGTTCTGACCCTGCAGGTCAGGACCCGTTGCAGAAGGGGCGGGCCAGGGTCATGGACAGCGAGGCCAAGTGGCATAAC GACCTGACCCAGTGGAAGCTGCGGCGGCGGATGTCCAACTCTGACCTGCGGAGGAAAATGCAACAGAAGGATAATATTGGCCTGATGGCCAACGCCAAAGTCGTTACCGTGGGAACGTTCAGGAGCCTGCAACAGGAtgg CGGTCAGGACTCCCCAGGCAGTAGAAGCTACAAGGTAGTCACCTCCACCAAGACGGTTTCTCCTTCCATCAAGACTGCGTGTTCCTCCGCCTCCACAATCGCCAAGGAGGGTTCCCTGGAGCTCCGACCCCAAACCCGGGGCCTGCTGACACGTAGCTACGCTGTGGAATCTTGCTACTCCTCTGAAGATGGTGGACCTTCTTCCACTGGGGCCCTCCAGGATCCGGAGCCCCTCGTTGGAGGAGACAAGAGCCCCATGACTGGCCCCCCGTCAGACGGCGCAACCTCTCAGTTCGTCTCACTGACACAGAGCCATGGCCGGTCCATCTCCAGTCCCTCCCTCATGGTCTCCACGGGACAGAACCAGAACGCCAAGACCCTCACAAATGGATCTGGATCATTCCCTGTTGATGGCATTGGTACCTCTCGTGGCAGCGACACGACCAGTAGTTTTGGCAGCGACGCGGGCTCCCACAGAACCTCAGCCTCTATGGACGGCTCGGTTAACCAGAAGTCCGTGTTGGGACCGGAGTCCGGGCGTTTCTCGTCTGGCCAGTCCCAGCAGCAGTGCCCTCAGCCTGGGGCGCAGCAGCAGGAGTGTCACTTCTACAGGTACTCCTCCAGAGCTCCAGGCAGCAGAGGGCCTGGGGGGGTCTCCGCCTCTCTCCCCAGGGGATACCGCCGGGCCGATAGCTCATCATCCTGCCTCTCTGCCGGCTTCACCCCTCGGCCCTTTGGAGCCAAGCTCTCCAGAGTGTCCTCCCTACCTGGGCTGTGCCAT TCCTTTCTGCCAGAGGACTCAAAGTTCAACAGGAAGACTTCCCCTCCAGAAGTGTCACGCCCCCGGAAGCAGGTCACCATCTCAGAAGAGGCAGTCAGTGCTCAGACCTGGgttccagccaatcagagcagCGTGAACCAGGAAGTTAAAAAGGAGGGGAGGAGCCAGTCCTCCATTCTGAAGACAAGAGGGTCTGACCCCACCACCCATCCCAGCCCCCCTGCCTCGATCATGCAGATCCAGAAGGGCTCCTCAGAG ATGCATCGCAGTGACTTGAGAGTAAGTCTGAGCTTGAAGCCCAACAGTCGGCCCGATTTTGGCTTCATTGCTCACTGGGACTCTACAGGAGCAAGAATCAAAAGCGTCCAACCAG GCAGTTCGGCGGAGCTGTGCCAGCTGCGTGTGGGTGATGAGATCATGTCCGTGGCTGGGCACAGGGTGGCAGAGATGAGCTATGACCAGTGGAAGGGCACCATGACCTCTGCCCTGCAGCAGGGCAGCCTCACTATGGATGTGCGGTGCAATGGTCACCATG ACTGGGCCAGCAGTCTTCATTCACAGGCCTTTATCACCCGCAAGACCATCAATCTGACCGGTGGTCTTCCAACCATTGTAGGTCAACCCGATACCGACAGAGACACCGGTATAACCACGGCAAAGACTGTGAAACTGTCCCGGGCCGGCGGCCAGGCTCTCAAt GGTATGGCAGTTAAAAGCTTGAACGGTGGTTTCCGTGACGATCCTGAGGCTGTCAGAAGTAAAG gaggATCCGTGTCGGCAATATCAGAT CTCCAGGTGCCCTCCCTCAGCACCTCCTCCAGCTGGTCCTGGGACCCTGAGGAGGAGAGGCGACGGCAGCAGAGTTggcaggaggagcaggagcgTCAACTACAG GAGAAGTACCGGCGCGACCAGGAGAGGCTGGATGCAGAATGGCAGCAAGCCCAGAAGGAGGCAGGGCTGGTGGGGTACAGTCAAGCAGAGGTGGGGCTCTCCAAAGGTGTTATGGAAAATGGGGTTGCTGAAGTCAGTGACACGGCTTGCCCTGCTGGACATCAGCCAATCCAGAGCCAGCCCTCGCCGCCGGCCCAGGTGGTGTCCAATCAGAAAAAGGAAGTTGACTGGGAAAGAAGGGAGGGGCCATGTGTTGAGGAGGTGGAGTCACTGTCTGAGAGGGAGGAGACTGGAGATTTTTG GTCAGGGGATTCCTATGCATTTACAGAGCTTTCTGCTGCTGACAG GCTAAAATCCAAGTCTACCTCATCGCTGGTCAGTTTCCATGGTGACAAGTTGAAAG GCGGGACCAGCGAGGTGCCCAGGATGAAGTTGGGTCAGAGCATGTCGCCAGCTGAGGTCGAGCGGCAGCAGATTCTGGgggagatgaggaagaggacgGCTCTCCTGACAGACAGCAGCTGGATACGCCAACGTGCGGCCTCCACCAGTAGGGAGCCAGTCAGCCGCTCCTCATCCATGAGGAG GTATGAGTCCATGGACAACCTCCACAACCCCGCCCCCTCCAGCTCGTCGTCGACCACCGCGGTCTTAAATCCTGTGCGCCCATACTCCTCCTTGGGTTTCTCTGCCTCACACCgacccccctcctcctcctcccgtCAGAGCATGGCAGGAGCTTATGGGGGGTACTCCAGTGGAACCCAGAAACACTCCCCTACCTGGTCCCGCCCCTCCTGCACTTCTCCCACCTGGCCCAACCTCGGGGTGGAGCCCCTGACGGAGTCACAACCCAGTTCGCAGCAGCGTGGCAG TGGTCCCACAACCCCCTGCAGGATTCTGAGTTCCCGCCAAGCGTGTTCAGTGTGTGGCATTCCCCTGGGGAGGGGAGCCGCCATGGTTATCCAGGCTCTGGGCCTCTGTTTTCACCTGGCTTGTTTTCAG TGTGCTGACTGCAG